One Rossellomorea aquimaris DNA window includes the following coding sequences:
- a CDS encoding amidohydrolase has product MFFPYSGYNRFNNMKRIGEAMLDHKAHKIIVSKAIFTGNALSPFDGFVAVRDDNIIGVGPRSEMISFIGPSTETWDVGNRLVTAGFHDFHLHLFLGAMFEGFCQLTFGYSEEATAKMVAQYAMDHPNDEWVLGFGWHHVRWPGQTLPSRHSLDQYIPHRPVVLLNEEAHSAWLNTAALQKLGIHRDTPEPPFGKIEKDEHGEPTGFLYETAVQYVIEAFSFDEKVKTRLMDGMLAKTSSYGITSVSDMLPLPGYTLGDPAFYRTFEEKGTLTTRIHFLDVLDGNLERGIQFREKYQSDKLQFSGLKQFLDGVPLTYTGFLLQPYSDRPSETGGTIYDPQVYQEWIDDADREGIRIRLHACGDAAVRLGLDLYEHARSVNGMRDSRHTIEHIEVCDPSDFHRFEKLGVIASIQPEHLTSGSMDTHAYLDRLGPERARFTWPIGSLQNHKASIAFGTDFPIVDLNPMLGLYRAVTRKHEDGTPHGGWNPYEKISMAHALIHYTKTPAYGNFREHDLGTIAVGKKADLVVLDRNLFDGETEEILETGVWMTMMDGNVVYGGKA; this is encoded by the coding sequence GTGTTCTTTCCTTATTCTGGTTACAATCGATTTAATAATATGAAAAGGATTGGAGAAGCGATGTTGGATCATAAAGCTCATAAAATCATTGTAAGTAAAGCCATATTTACCGGAAATGCTTTATCCCCTTTTGATGGGTTCGTGGCCGTTCGGGATGACAATATTATTGGAGTTGGTCCCCGCTCAGAGATGATAAGCTTTATTGGACCGTCTACCGAAACATGGGATGTCGGAAACCGCCTGGTGACGGCAGGATTTCACGACTTTCATCTTCATTTGTTTTTAGGGGCAATGTTTGAAGGGTTCTGTCAGCTGACATTCGGTTATTCAGAAGAAGCAACAGCGAAGATGGTTGCGCAGTATGCAATGGACCACCCGAACGATGAATGGGTCCTTGGATTCGGCTGGCATCACGTACGCTGGCCTGGTCAGACTCTTCCCTCCCGTCACTCTCTGGATCAATACATTCCCCACCGACCTGTTGTGCTTCTGAATGAAGAAGCTCATAGCGCTTGGCTGAATACAGCTGCCCTTCAGAAATTAGGGATACACCGTGATACACCCGAGCCTCCTTTTGGAAAGATTGAAAAAGACGAGCATGGGGAGCCGACCGGCTTTTTGTATGAGACGGCTGTTCAGTATGTAATAGAAGCTTTTTCGTTTGATGAAAAAGTGAAAACCAGGCTGATGGACGGGATGCTGGCAAAGACTTCATCCTACGGTATAACCTCTGTTTCTGATATGCTTCCACTTCCAGGATATACCTTAGGGGATCCAGCTTTTTATAGGACCTTTGAGGAAAAAGGAACGCTGACGACGAGAATTCATTTTTTGGATGTTTTGGACGGAAACCTTGAGCGTGGTATTCAATTCAGGGAAAAGTATCAATCCGATAAGCTTCAATTTTCCGGATTGAAGCAGTTCCTGGATGGTGTCCCCCTCACCTATACCGGCTTTTTACTTCAGCCGTACTCTGACCGTCCTTCTGAAACAGGCGGCACCATCTATGATCCTCAAGTTTACCAAGAATGGATTGATGATGCTGACCGGGAAGGTATCAGGATCCGCCTGCACGCATGTGGAGACGCGGCGGTCCGATTGGGCCTGGATTTGTATGAGCACGCCCGGAGTGTAAATGGCATGCGGGATTCCCGACACACAATCGAGCATATTGAAGTTTGCGATCCAAGTGACTTCCATCGGTTTGAGAAGTTAGGCGTCATTGCATCCATTCAGCCTGAACACCTGACATCAGGGTCCATGGATACCCATGCCTATTTAGACAGACTGGGGCCTGAAAGGGCTCGATTCACTTGGCCAATCGGGTCCTTGCAGAATCATAAGGCCAGTATCGCGTTCGGTACGGACTTTCCGATTGTGGACCTGAATCCCATGCTTGGTCTTTACCGGGCGGTTACACGTAAACATGAAGACGGCACTCCACATGGAGGATGGAATCCTTACGAGAAAATTTCAATGGCACACGCCCTGATCCATTACACGAAAACCCCTGCTTACGGTAACTTTAGAGAACACGACTTAGGAACGATCGCAGTTGGAAAGAAAGCGGATTTAGTCGTCTTGGATCGTAATCTCTTTGACGGGGAAACGGAAGAAATCCTGGAGACTGGTGTTTGGATGACAATGATGGATGGTAACGTCGTGTATGGGGGAAAGGCTTAA
- a CDS encoding GNAT family protein: MLTRTFPVLETERFHLRKMVEGDAPQVFDYFSKDEVTRYYDLESFQEEIQAIEIINRWNGRFQGNEGIRWGIALKETDEIIGSCGFHQWEKEHFKAEVGFEVHPYYWRQGVMSEVLRPILQYGFEEMSLNRIEAFYDPENTASKKCLEKAGFRFEGVLRKAAFEKGIFCDAAVCSLLKEEF, from the coding sequence ATGCTGACAAGAACCTTCCCGGTGCTTGAAACAGAAAGATTCCACTTAAGAAAGATGGTAGAAGGAGATGCTCCCCAAGTATTTGACTATTTTTCAAAAGATGAAGTCACTCGATATTATGATTTAGAATCATTTCAAGAAGAAATACAAGCCATTGAAATCATCAACAGGTGGAACGGCAGATTTCAGGGGAATGAAGGGATCAGATGGGGGATTGCTTTAAAAGAAACAGACGAAATCATAGGAAGCTGCGGTTTTCATCAGTGGGAAAAAGAACACTTTAAAGCCGAGGTGGGATTTGAGGTTCATCCCTACTATTGGAGGCAAGGGGTCATGTCCGAGGTGTTAAGACCGATCCTGCAGTACGGGTTTGAAGAAATGTCCCTTAATCGAATAGAAGCTTTTTATGATCCGGAGAACACGGCTTCAAAGAAATGTCTTGAAAAAGCAGGGTTTAGGTTCGAAGGGGTATTGAGAAAAGCGGCATTTGAAAAGGGTATCTTTTGTGATGCAGCTGTTTGTTCCCTGTTAAAAGAAGAGTTTTAA
- a CDS encoding UvrD-helicase domain-containing protein encodes MNKVLTNYSIYPYEAEKKEIPVAPLHKGETTKQLISSHEEDSFFFRTMEEAGIHLNASQIEAVRHVEGPCLTLAGAGTGKTTVLVCRAGYLMTVKNIQPRNILLVTFTKKAAEEMKQRISSLPGTEAGGQVHASTFHALFLYLLRSRHYTQEVIGNERYKQIILKQIQREMKIYDPYDAETLLAKLSHYKLNQKDIRELPQKSKSEKEVRDILLKYEEWKRMNHKMDFDDILTEAYQLLLSNPNLLTSLQHRFQYVMVDEFQDTNLVQYELMKLIAAHQNLFVVGDDDQTIYTFNGARNEFILDFDEEFPDAKVVTLKENYRSDAYIIGLGNKVIGQNEHRRVKELIATKVEGQKPLYSRPATADEEAVWITEEIHRLIGEGYTYGDMTILHRTMSSGRAVFEQLLLKEIPFTPYNQKDSLFYENWTVKPVVDYLRLSMVPRNFSALESLLPTLFIRRDRGIAHILEEDRKERKKYPLIHLTTLPGLKPFQVKNIKERMKFLKSIGDQSPEAAIKRIRKEFYHQYIDAQESHVVTEQKELIKEMLDELEGSAKRFDTISSFITFIDEMKAKYEEIYSNQNQKKNTNSVSLMTIHRSKGLEFPVVFLIGAIEGNLPHSSALNANKLEDKVYKDPNQKEKALGAVEEERRLAYVAITRAKEKLFISSPAYYQGEQRKCSRFIADLFTNTPHTDQPKINKKARSGKVTKILAWVCTNTKCIAWQRPETHEDTESKVCPLCSSSMKLGEKEITE; translated from the coding sequence TTGAATAAAGTATTAACCAACTATTCTATTTATCCATATGAAGCGGAAAAGAAGGAAATCCCGGTAGCACCACTCCATAAAGGGGAAACGACGAAACAGCTGATATCCTCCCATGAAGAGGATTCTTTTTTCTTTCGGACGATGGAGGAAGCAGGCATTCACTTGAATGCTTCTCAGATAGAGGCTGTGCGCCATGTGGAAGGACCGTGCTTAACCCTGGCTGGTGCAGGGACTGGAAAGACGACGGTCCTCGTTTGCCGGGCAGGCTATTTGATGACGGTGAAAAATATTCAGCCGAGAAATATATTACTCGTGACATTTACAAAGAAAGCGGCGGAAGAAATGAAGCAGCGGATTTCAAGTCTCCCGGGGACGGAAGCTGGCGGACAGGTTCATGCCAGCACGTTTCATGCCCTGTTTCTTTATTTATTGAGATCCCGCCACTACACACAAGAAGTGATCGGGAACGAGCGTTATAAACAAATCATCTTGAAGCAGATACAGAGAGAAATGAAGATATATGATCCTTATGATGCAGAGACGCTCCTCGCAAAACTCTCTCATTATAAGTTGAACCAAAAAGATATCAGGGAGCTTCCACAGAAATCCAAGTCGGAAAAAGAAGTGCGTGACATTCTCTTAAAATATGAAGAGTGGAAGCGAATGAATCATAAAATGGATTTCGATGATATTTTGACAGAGGCATATCAATTATTACTTTCGAACCCCAACCTCTTGACCTCTCTTCAGCATCGTTTCCAGTACGTGATGGTAGATGAATTCCAGGATACGAATCTTGTACAATATGAACTTATGAAGTTAATTGCGGCTCATCAGAACTTGTTTGTAGTAGGGGATGATGACCAAACGATCTACACCTTTAACGGCGCCAGAAATGAATTTATTTTGGATTTTGATGAAGAGTTCCCGGATGCAAAGGTTGTAACGTTGAAAGAGAATTACCGGTCGGATGCCTATATCATCGGATTGGGTAATAAAGTGATCGGACAGAATGAACACCGCCGTGTTAAAGAGCTCATCGCCACTAAAGTGGAAGGGCAAAAGCCGCTTTATTCCAGACCGGCAACTGCAGATGAAGAGGCAGTTTGGATCACAGAAGAAATCCATCGGTTAATAGGGGAAGGCTACACGTACGGGGATATGACGATTCTTCACCGCACGATGAGCAGCGGGCGTGCAGTCTTTGAGCAACTGCTATTAAAGGAGATTCCTTTCACGCCTTATAATCAAAAGGATTCCCTCTTCTATGAAAACTGGACGGTGAAACCGGTGGTGGATTACTTGCGGTTATCGATGGTTCCAAGGAACTTTTCAGCCCTGGAATCACTGCTGCCGACTCTTTTTATAAGAAGGGACCGGGGGATTGCTCATATTCTGGAGGAAGATCGTAAAGAGAGAAAGAAATATCCTCTCATCCATTTAACCACTTTACCAGGATTGAAGCCGTTTCAGGTAAAGAATATAAAAGAACGGATGAAATTTCTAAAGTCGATCGGAGACCAGTCACCGGAGGCTGCTATCAAGCGGATCAGGAAAGAGTTCTATCATCAATACATTGATGCCCAGGAATCACATGTGGTAACAGAACAGAAGGAACTCATTAAAGAAATGCTGGATGAGCTCGAAGGATCGGCGAAGCGCTTTGATACGATTTCGAGTTTTATTACCTTTATTGATGAGATGAAAGCAAAGTATGAAGAAATCTATTCAAATCAGAATCAAAAGAAGAACACAAACAGCGTATCATTAATGACGATACACCGTTCCAAAGGCCTGGAGTTCCCCGTCGTGTTTTTAATCGGCGCAATTGAAGGAAACCTTCCCCATAGCTCAGCACTGAATGCCAATAAGCTTGAAGATAAGGTATACAAAGATCCGAATCAGAAAGAAAAGGCTTTGGGTGCAGTAGAGGAAGAAAGACGGCTCGCGTATGTAGCCATCACGAGGGCAAAAGAGAAATTGTTTATTTCATCTCCTGCATATTATCAAGGTGAACAACGGAAATGCTCCCGTTTTATTGCTGACTTATTTACGAACACTCCCCACACGGATCAGCCGAAAATAAATAAAAAGGCGAGGAGTGGGAAGGTGACTAAGATTTTGGCCTGGGTTTGCACAAATACCAAATGCATTGCCTGGCAGAGACCGGAAACCCATGAGGATACGGAATCAAAGGTTTGTCCCTTATGCTCAAGTTCAATGAAACTGGGGGAAAAGGAAATCACTGAATAA
- a CDS encoding putative holin-like toxin: MADVLQLMIAFGTLTVAIIAVTQQKKK; this comes from the coding sequence ATGGCAGACGTACTACAATTGATGATTGCCTTTGGTACATTAACAGTAGCAATAATCGCAGTCACGCAACAAAAAAAGAAGTAA
- the kynB gene encoding arylformamidase, translating to MKIIDISRPLHNDTPVWPGDTPFSFSLNWTKEETGSVNVGQLTMSSHTGTHVDAPFHFDNDGKRILNLPLERFMGPAIVVSVENAEEIRSELLEKVDLSGVKKVLFKTNAWKNPEEFPKRIPPIAKDLAPFLKEKGVDLIGVDLPSVDPLDSKELNAHHSLRQHDIGILEGIILDHVKPGRYELVALPLPLKEGDGSPVRAILMDRT from the coding sequence TTGAAGATCATTGATATTTCCCGCCCGTTGCACAATGATACTCCTGTTTGGCCGGGGGACACTCCATTTTCTTTCTCATTGAATTGGACGAAGGAGGAAACGGGATCCGTGAATGTCGGTCAGCTCACCATGAGTTCTCATACTGGAACACACGTCGACGCCCCTTTCCACTTTGACAATGATGGAAAGAGAATATTGAATCTGCCATTAGAGAGGTTTATGGGACCGGCCATCGTTGTATCGGTGGAGAATGCTGAAGAAATAAGAAGTGAACTATTGGAAAAAGTCGACTTGTCAGGAGTTAAGAAGGTACTTTTCAAGACTAATGCCTGGAAGAATCCTGAGGAGTTTCCCAAACGCATTCCACCCATCGCGAAAGATCTCGCACCTTTTTTGAAGGAAAAAGGCGTGGACCTGATTGGAGTGGACCTTCCTTCAGTGGATCCATTGGATAGTAAGGAGTTGAATGCTCACCATTCCTTACGGCAACATGACATCGGAATATTGGAAGGGATTATCCTTGACCACGTAAAGCCTGGGAGATATGAATTGGTGGCCCTTCCCCTCCCTCTTAAAGAAGGAGATGGATCTCCCGTCCGAGCAATTTTAATGGATCGAACATGA
- the kynU gene encoding kynureninase, with translation MKHGEKLTLEHAQELDRQDSLAHFRNEFYIKKSHYYMDGNSLGLLSKRAEKSLLTSLEDWKEHGIDGWMDGQEPWFYYSEKLGEMTAPLVGAEEEEVIVTGSITTNLHQLLATFYQPEGKRTKILADELTFPSDIYAIQSQLELRGYTPDEHLIQVTSRDGYTLREEDIIGKMTEDIAMILLPSVLYRSGQLLDIKRLTSEAHNRGIVIGFDLAHSIGALPHQLHDDGVDFAVWCNYKYLNSGPGGVGGLFVHNRHKGKKPGLSGWFSSRKDKQFDMDHTLTHADSAGAFQIGTPHILSSAPLLGSLELFEEAGIENLRRKSLSLTRFMMDLFQQELSQFGFTICNPLEDDQRGGHISLKHEEAARICKALKENKVTPDFRSPNVIRLAPVALYSSYEDVWETIQILKAIMDKEEYKKFENTRNVVA, from the coding sequence ATGAAACACGGAGAGAAGTTGACGTTGGAACACGCTCAGGAATTGGACAGGCAGGACTCATTGGCCCATTTCCGGAATGAATTTTACATAAAGAAAAGCCACTATTATATGGATGGGAACTCCTTAGGGTTATTATCTAAACGGGCGGAGAAGTCGTTACTTACGTCATTGGAAGATTGGAAGGAACATGGAATCGATGGCTGGATGGATGGGCAGGAGCCATGGTTCTATTATTCTGAGAAGCTTGGTGAAATGACGGCCCCTTTAGTTGGGGCAGAAGAGGAAGAAGTGATTGTGACGGGTTCCATTACGACGAACCTTCATCAGTTACTCGCCACATTCTATCAACCTGAGGGAAAACGCACTAAAATCTTAGCAGATGAATTGACTTTTCCATCAGATATTTACGCCATTCAAAGTCAGCTCGAGTTAAGAGGATACACCCCTGATGAACATCTGATTCAGGTAACAAGCAGAGACGGATACACATTAAGAGAAGAGGACATCATCGGGAAGATGACGGAAGATATTGCTATGATCCTATTACCATCCGTTCTCTATCGAAGCGGACAGCTCCTGGATATTAAGCGATTGACGAGTGAAGCACATAACCGTGGCATTGTGATTGGATTCGATCTGGCCCATTCGATCGGGGCTCTTCCTCATCAATTACATGATGACGGAGTAGATTTTGCTGTTTGGTGCAACTACAAATATTTAAATAGCGGGCCGGGTGGTGTAGGTGGATTATTTGTTCATAACAGACATAAAGGAAAAAAACCTGGCCTTTCCGGATGGTTCAGCTCCCGTAAGGATAAACAGTTTGATATGGATCATACGTTGACCCATGCAGATTCTGCAGGTGCCTTCCAAATCGGGACCCCGCATATATTAAGCAGTGCTCCTTTACTTGGCTCGCTTGAGTTATTTGAAGAAGCCGGCATTGAGAATCTGAGAAGAAAATCCCTTTCCCTTACACGATTTATGATGGATCTATTTCAACAAGAGCTTTCACAGTTTGGGTTTACAATCTGTAACCCACTTGAAGATGATCAGAGAGGCGGACACATTAGTTTAAAGCATGAAGAGGCAGCAAGAATTTGTAAAGCCTTGAAAGAGAACAAAGTCACACCTGACTTCCGTTCACCTAATGTGATTCGACTGGCTCCCGTGGCTCTCTATTCTTCCTATGAAGATGTGTGGGAGACCATTCAAATCTTGAAAGCCATTATGGATAAGGAAGAATATAAGAAGTTTGAAAATACGCGGAATGTTGTAGCGTAA
- a CDS encoding sigma 54-interacting transcriptional regulator, protein MKKSWNENEAILHSLQDDILVTNTDGIILKVSDATGDIYNVNSAEMVGKSVYDLEKEGVFSPILTPIVLKEKKKITLVQTSKEGKKLLVTGIPVFNETGDLVRIVSYSHDVTELLNMKKYLTEMEDEMERVKSELEILRSRHYYSEGIIASSDEMKKVLHVALQVAEVDVNVLLLGESGVGKSHIAKFIHNKSQRKGGPFIEVNCGAIPDSLFEAEFFGYEPGSFTGADRKGKIGLAELAEGGTLFLDEIGELSLSNQVKILKFIQEKQFYRVGGTKQRKVDFRVLAATNKDLEAAVEEKEFRRDLFFRLNVVPITIPPLRERTSDIITMIDYFVNHFCEKYQRQRELDEGVVHQLLIQDWKGNVRELMNLIERLIVTSSKPLIEMENLPGPYIKHNADISGFEYNGQSLKDILESVEEQVLKNAREKHRTTTQMAQNLGISQPSIVRKLKKYKIN, encoded by the coding sequence ATGAAAAAAAGTTGGAATGAAAATGAAGCGATTCTTCATTCGCTGCAAGATGATATTTTAGTAACCAATACCGATGGGATTATCTTGAAAGTAAGTGACGCAACCGGGGATATATATAACGTGAACTCGGCAGAAATGGTAGGGAAATCTGTATACGATCTGGAAAAAGAAGGCGTTTTTTCTCCGATATTAACTCCGATCGTTTTAAAAGAAAAGAAAAAAATAACGTTGGTCCAGACGAGTAAAGAAGGTAAGAAACTGCTTGTTACAGGAATCCCGGTATTCAATGAAACGGGTGATCTGGTGAGAATCGTCAGCTATTCCCATGATGTAACGGAATTATTGAATATGAAAAAGTATTTAACGGAAATGGAAGATGAGATGGAGAGGGTGAAAAGCGAGCTTGAAATCCTCAGGAGCCGTCATTATTATTCGGAAGGGATCATTGCCTCAAGTGATGAGATGAAAAAGGTGTTACATGTTGCCCTGCAAGTAGCAGAAGTCGATGTGAACGTCCTGCTGCTGGGGGAATCGGGTGTCGGTAAGTCCCATATCGCGAAATTCATACATAACAAAAGTCAACGAAAAGGCGGCCCGTTCATTGAGGTCAATTGCGGAGCGATACCAGACTCGTTATTTGAAGCAGAGTTCTTTGGCTATGAACCCGGATCTTTTACTGGAGCAGACCGCAAAGGAAAGATTGGATTAGCAGAACTCGCTGAAGGCGGTACCTTATTTTTGGATGAAATAGGGGAGTTATCTCTATCGAACCAGGTCAAAATTCTAAAGTTCATCCAGGAGAAACAATTTTACCGCGTAGGCGGTACGAAGCAAAGGAAGGTTGACTTCCGGGTTCTGGCAGCTACGAACAAGGATTTAGAGGCGGCTGTAGAGGAGAAGGAATTCAGGAGGGATTTATTCTTCCGTTTGAATGTGGTTCCTATTACGATTCCTCCATTGAGAGAGCGAACATCAGACATTATCACGATGATTGATTACTTTGTAAATCATTTTTGTGAAAAATATCAGCGCCAAAGAGAGCTGGATGAAGGTGTTGTTCACCAGTTATTAATTCAAGATTGGAAAGGGAATGTCAGAGAGCTGATGAATTTAATTGAAAGGCTGATTGTGACATCTTCCAAGCCATTAATTGAAATGGAAAACCTTCCTGGTCCATACATAAAGCATAATGCTGATATTTCAGGATTTGAGTACAATGGTCAATCATTAAAAGACATTCTTGAATCAGTCGAAGAACAAGTATTAAAGAATGCGAGGGAGAAGCATAGAACTACTACCCAAATGGCTCAAAACTTAGGGATTAGTCAACCTTCAATAGTCAGAAAACTTAAAAAATACAAAATAAATTAA
- a CDS encoding YjiH family protein → MEVGKQNVSQLETRSGRTAREAMKFIIPSLLGVLLFLVPVTYEGNMTIGVGIFASYFQGVLEGVLPLFMTVVFGLSALMAIYTKVFKPQWIVNQSFLKGLFDVGYFWIAVRVLGSIFAVMTVNGSGPEWIISDFTGGTVLYSLVPVLATWFLFAGLLMPLLLDFGLMDFFGTLLQKIMKPLFQLPGRSSIDALASWMGSGTVGVLITTKQFEEGYYTKREAAVIATNFSVASIAFSLVIVSFIGLESMFVQLYATVVIAGIAAAVICPRIPPLSRKKDTYYEPVGMQISETVPENVSRFQWGFEKAVEKASEVKSVGEVTKKGFQNVLDIWFGLIPLVMALGTIALVVAEYTPVFNVLAYPIVPLLELLQIPQAAAAAPAMIVGFADMFLPAVVGSGIESELTRFVIAAMSLTQLIYMSEIGILLIKSKIPISFLDLFIIFIQRTIITLPIVALLAHFFFM, encoded by the coding sequence ATGGAAGTCGGAAAACAAAATGTTAGTCAATTAGAAACCCGGTCAGGCAGAACGGCAAGGGAAGCAATGAAGTTTATCATTCCGTCCTTATTAGGGGTGTTGTTGTTCTTAGTGCCTGTAACATATGAAGGGAATATGACAATCGGGGTCGGGATATTTGCTTCTTATTTTCAAGGGGTGCTGGAAGGTGTACTGCCATTATTCATGACAGTGGTTTTTGGTTTATCAGCTCTTATGGCTATTTATACAAAAGTTTTTAAACCTCAGTGGATTGTCAATCAATCATTTTTAAAAGGACTATTCGACGTAGGATACTTTTGGATCGCTGTTCGTGTCCTCGGTTCGATATTTGCGGTGATGACGGTAAATGGAAGTGGTCCCGAGTGGATTATTTCTGACTTTACGGGAGGAACCGTATTGTATTCTTTAGTTCCTGTCTTAGCAACTTGGTTTTTATTTGCAGGCTTATTAATGCCTTTGCTATTAGATTTTGGATTGATGGATTTCTTCGGTACTCTGCTGCAGAAAATCATGAAGCCGCTATTCCAATTGCCGGGACGATCGTCTATCGATGCCCTTGCATCCTGGATGGGGAGTGGTACCGTCGGCGTATTGATTACAACGAAACAATTTGAAGAGGGCTACTACACAAAGCGGGAAGCAGCAGTCATTGCGACAAACTTTTCCGTTGCTTCGATCGCTTTTAGTCTTGTGATTGTCAGCTTCATCGGATTGGAATCAATGTTTGTTCAACTGTATGCGACAGTGGTTATTGCAGGGATAGCAGCTGCGGTCATATGTCCGCGCATTCCGCCTCTTTCCCGTAAAAAAGACACCTACTATGAGCCGGTGGGCATGCAAATCTCAGAAACCGTTCCTGAAAATGTATCCCGTTTTCAATGGGGCTTTGAAAAAGCAGTAGAAAAAGCATCAGAAGTGAAAAGTGTCGGAGAGGTAACCAAAAAAGGATTCCAGAACGTCCTGGATATCTGGTTTGGTCTTATTCCTTTAGTAATGGCCCTAGGAACGATTGCTTTAGTGGTAGCGGAATATACTCCTGTGTTTAATGTATTGGCTTATCCGATTGTTCCTCTATTAGAGCTATTGCAAATTCCACAGGCGGCAGCTGCGGCTCCTGCCATGATCGTTGGTTTTGCAGACATGTTTTTACCTGCTGTAGTAGGCAGTGGGATTGAGAGTGAGTTAACGAGATTCGTCATTGCCGCCATGTCTTTGACTCAATTAATTTACATGTCTGAGATTGGTATTCTATTAATCAAATCCAAGATTCCGATCAGCTTTTTAGATTTATTCATCATTTTTATCCAACGTACGATTATCACGTTACCTATCGTCGCTTTATTGGCTCATTTCTTCTTTATGTAA
- a CDS encoding aspartate aminotransferase family protein: MEQTFEQLIQNMPNRLAPSMAKDHPNLPVVKEEGCYYYGLDGKKYLDFTSGIAVTNVGHRHPKIVQAIKDAADGLMHGPSGVIMYESILRLADELAEILPGDLDSFFFANSGTEAIEGAIKLAKYVTKRPYVVSFTGCFHGRSLGALSVTTSKSKYRKFMQPSGLTYQVPYANERECPEGLDSVRYVVEKLEKDFETLFNHQVTPEEVACVILEPVLGEGGYIVPPKAWLKKVREICDRHDILLIFDEVQTGFGRTGNWFAAQTFDVTPDIMAIAKGIASGLPLSATVASNKLMKQWPLGSHGTTFGGNPIACSVGLATLEVMKEEKLLDNTKTMGAYAVSRLELLKEKHNVIGSIRSVGLMIGIEIVHPQTGKPNQEGLMDILDRALDKGVLFYLCGNHSEVIRMIPPLTVTKEQIDDGLAMLDEAITEYEETLMSHLD; the protein is encoded by the coding sequence ATGGAACAAACATTTGAACAACTTATTCAAAATATGCCTAATCGTCTGGCACCCAGTATGGCAAAGGATCACCCGAACTTACCGGTAGTAAAAGAGGAGGGGTGCTATTATTACGGGTTGGACGGAAAGAAATATCTTGATTTCACCTCTGGAATTGCCGTAACGAATGTTGGACATCGTCATCCGAAAATTGTACAAGCGATTAAAGATGCTGCAGATGGATTGATGCACGGACCTTCAGGTGTGATCATGTATGAATCGATCCTTCGATTGGCTGATGAGCTGGCGGAGATTCTTCCAGGAGATTTAGATAGTTTTTTCTTTGCCAATAGTGGAACAGAAGCGATTGAAGGGGCAATCAAGCTTGCGAAATATGTAACGAAGCGTCCATATGTCGTTTCCTTTACCGGCTGTTTTCACGGACGTTCTCTCGGTGCGCTAAGTGTCACGACTTCTAAGAGTAAGTATCGAAAGTTCATGCAGCCATCCGGCCTGACTTATCAGGTTCCATATGCGAACGAACGAGAGTGTCCAGAGGGGCTTGACTCGGTCCGGTATGTTGTTGAGAAGCTTGAAAAGGATTTTGAAACACTCTTTAACCATCAGGTCACTCCTGAAGAGGTAGCATGTGTCATATTAGAACCTGTCCTTGGTGAAGGTGGATACATCGTTCCTCCGAAAGCATGGCTCAAAAAAGTAAGGGAGATTTGTGATCGTCACGATATTTTACTGATTTTTGATGAAGTCCAAACAGGCTTCGGACGTACGGGAAATTGGTTTGCCGCTCAAACCTTTGATGTAACACCGGATATCATGGCGATTGCAAAAGGGATTGCCTCGGGGCTTCCCTTGAGCGCGACGGTCGCATCCAATAAGCTCATGAAACAATGGCCTCTTGGGAGCCATGGGACGACGTTTGGAGGAAATCCGATTGCGTGTTCCGTTGGACTTGCTACATTGGAAGTCATGAAGGAAGAAAAACTTCTCGATAATACGAAAACGATGGGGGCTTATGCAGTATCAAGACTTGAACTCCTGAAGGAAAAACATAACGTAATCGGCAGCATTCGATCAGTCGGACTGATGATTGGCATTGAAATCGTTCATCCTCAAACAGGAAAACCAAATCAGGAAGGCTTAATGGACATTCTTGATCGGGCCCTGGATAAAGGCGTGTTATTCTACTTGTGCGGCAATCATAGTGAAGTGATCCGTATGATTCCGCCACTTACTGTAACGAAAGAACAAATTGATGATGGACTGGCGATGTTGGATGAAGCTATAACGGAGTATGAAGAAACGTTGATGAGCCATCTTGATTAA